The Bradyrhizobium diazoefficiens genome contains the following window.
GCCCGACCGGCGAGCAGCGCGTAGATCCCGTCGGTCAAGCCGGCGAGCACCATGAAGGTGACGCCGAGCACCAGGACCTGCGACAAATGATCCCTGCTCATGTCCATGAATTGCGGAATGAACGCGCCGAAGAACACCAGCAGCTTCGGGTTCGACAGCGCCACGACAAAGCCCTGCAAAAGGAAGCCACCGCGAGGGGGAGGCGGCGGCGCGTCGGTGTCGACGCCCTCGACTGGAGAGCGGATCAGCTTGATGCCGAGCCAAACCAGATAGGCCGCGCCCGCAAACCGCACCCAGTTGAACCAATAGCCCATCGTCGCCATCAGCGAGGTGAGGCCCACCGCAAGGATGGCAATGACGATCAACAACCCCATCTGCACGCCGAGAATGTTGGTCAGCGCCGCGCGTGTGCCGTGGCGCAGGCCGTTGGCGATCACGAGGGTGACGATCGGCCCCGGCAGCAGCGCGAGCGCAATGCAGGCGGCGACGAAGGCGAGATAGGCTTGCATGGACATCTGGGAAGGCTCAAGCTGAGGGTGGTTTGGCGCATTAAGGCATGGCCCTCACATTCCGTCCAGCGCCGCCGTGACCCAATTTTTCATCTCCTGCGTCTCCAGAAACGCAAGCGCCGCACGCTGCATCGCGCTGGCTTCGCCACGTCCTTGCGCCGCCGCGACGAAGAGATCGCAGCGTCGTGAGACGGCGATGCCGATCGCGGCGTGGCGCGCACCGTCATAGATGGCGAGCTCATAGGGCCGCGCACGACCGTGCATCTCACCAACATGCACCACTTCACCGGGCGCAGTCGCCGTAAAGCGCGGGGCGATCAAATCGAGATCGGCGACACGATCGACTTCGTCGTCATCGGCGACGCCGCTGTCGCAATTGCAGAAACCGCGCTTGGCGCGGACGTAGAGCTCGGCGCCGTCACAGCCGCCGCCCTCGCAGCGAAACGCACGGCCCGCGGGCCAGCCGTCGCGCGGGAACGGCCAGGCGCGTTCGCGCCAATGCGCTGATATCGGCGCTGGCTGCGACGCAAGCTGATACGCGCCGACGCCGGACGCGCCGAGCGCGATCACCGCAGCCAGGATCGCCGCGACGCACCGCATCGTCAATTCTTCGGCAGGCCGGCGACGGCGCGGGCCGGCCCGGTCAGTTCGAGAATGTGCAGGCCGGTGTTGGCGCGATCGACGATGTAGATGTAGCCGCGGTCGTCGGTCTCGACATTGTTGGTCTGGATCGCGACCTTGCAGCGCTCGCCGCCCTCGACCGGGATGCAGCGCTTGTCGGTCGCTGGCGTGATCGACGGAATGAAGTAGCCGACCTCCTTGGGATGATAGGGATCGCGGATGTCGAGCGCGCGCACGCCGGCATTGAAGAAGGCGATGAAGGCCATCTTCCTGTAATAGACCGGCGCCATGCTCTCGTTCGAGGAATGCGAGCCGAAGCGGCCGCCGCGCTGGCAGAACTGCCCGCTTGCCTCCGGCACGGTGTAGCTCGAGATCATCATCGGCCGCGTTTCGGTGGTGACATCGGCGAACCACACCATCTGCCGCGCCTCACCGCATTCGTTGAGGATCGCCTCGTCGACGATCATGACGATGTCGCGGGTCTTGCCGTCCTTGTCCGCGGCGAATTCCGCCACGGGCATGTCGAGCATCGGAAACGTGGTGTGGGCGCCATTGAACGCGGACATCGGCAGCCGCGAGATCTCGGGATAGCGCAGATTGTCCGGCGTCGGCTGCTTCGGTCCGTTCAGGAGCTTGTCGCGATCGACGATCTGCAGAATGCCGCCCTTGTTGGTGCCGTAGCCGAAATAGACGCGGTTGCCATTGGGGCCGGTCGAGATCGGCCCGTGCAGCTCGGTCGGCACCGCCCCGGTCGATCCTGGCTCCTGGCCGGGCAGACCGAAGTCGCGGATTTTCTGCGGATGCGCGGGATCGCTGAGGTCATAGACTTGGGTCATACGCCGCGTACGCCAATCAGGCGCACCGGAGACGAGATAGGCAATTCCGGTATCGCATTCCCACCAGCTCTTGTGCGTATCTTTCAAACCGCCGATGCGGGTGATCAGCACGGGACTGGCGGGATCGGCGACGTTCCAGATCTCATGCGCCTCGCTGCCGAAGGTGCGCAGCATGTAAACCGCGTTGGGATCGCCTTTTGGCAACGACTTGCCGTCGCAGACCCGCACCATTTGCGC
Protein-coding sequences here:
- a CDS encoding LVIVD repeat-containing protein, with protein sequence MFRCVLTAVALVLFAGSTFVQAQKQTIGAPPEASNMKLVGTNDLQARSAYQPTIHHQGDRWIAYIGHHGGTDDVPAPVNPMTGQAEPNGTSIVDVTDPAHPKYLRHLPGQEGKYESGGAQMVRVCDGKSLPKGDPNAVYMLRTFGSEAHEIWNVADPASPVLITRIGGLKDTHKSWWECDTGIAYLVSGAPDWRTRRMTQVYDLSDPAHPQKIRDFGLPGQEPGSTGAVPTELHGPISTGPNGNRVYFGYGTNKGGILQIVDRDKLLNGPKQPTPDNLRYPEISRLPMSAFNGAHTTFPMLDMPVAEFAADKDGKTRDIVMIVDEAILNECGEARQMVWFADVTTETRPMMISSYTVPEASGQFCQRGGRFGSHSSNESMAPVYYRKMAFIAFFNAGVRALDIRDPYHPKEVGYFIPSITPATDKRCIPVEGGERCKVAIQTNNVETDDRGYIYIVDRANTGLHILELTGPARAVAGLPKN
- a CDS encoding LysE family translocator, producing the protein MSMQAYLAFVAACIALALLPGPIVTLVIANGLRHGTRAALTNILGVQMGLLIVIAILAVGLTSLMATMGYWFNWVRFAGAAYLVWLGIKLIRSPVEGVDTDAPPPPPRGGFLLQGFVVALSNPKLLVFFGAFIPQFMDMSRDHLSQVLVLGVTFMVLAGLTDGIYALLAGRARSFFSARRTRMMSRVSGGFMIGGGIWLALTRAK